Sequence from the Cydia strobilella chromosome 14, ilCydStro3.1, whole genome shotgun sequence genome:
CTTTTTTCGGCAACACAGAGCGTTTTTAcacgatccgatatcggatgtagggtCCTACATccccgtagtcaggccgcgggggcgcgcccgggcgccggcTTAtgcaacaagcattatgcctacattGCCTAcatatacgcacacaaacaaatattatcggtccgacaactgacggggggctccgacatgactgaatttatcggaagcgcctttccaatatcggatgtcggaaggcacctatgacaaaaacagctgcaggagagtgccactggcattaagtccgcttttatgcgttatttatcgtttttttagtaataatgatttattaaatgcataaataaatacagagaaacacatatatcttacattttacttccttccgtcacccgatatcggatcggacaatgtgaaaacgctcttacgctACTGTACGCTTTTCATGGCATCTTACTGACATGATGATGTTGCTACAATAGACAGTGCTAGTTCAGTAGAAATTAGCAATTTTCAGAATtatcccgctttcgaagttactcCAATGCACCTTAAACCTGAATTTTGCTTCTTTACTTCTTTGTGCTAATTTTAAAGATTATACAGAATCTTTTCTCTTTCGTCTCGTTATgaacgtaaaaatattttaattcaacCGAGTTACATTCGTTTCCATTCAGTTAGCTCTGCGAATTAATTCATCAACCCAAGAACCAAAAGGTATTATAATGTTATCAAATTGCTACACAGTAGGCTTTCTTGGTTTTGATAGCGCTGTTCGCGCTTTGGCGCAATGTATTCAAGAGGattgtttgagaaaaaaaatacacctaCATTCCCGGGACTAATAATAAGTATCTCATACATCTACATTGCTAAATGCATTAAGaaattatggtggaataaataatcatatgaatataaaatgttatgtttttactatAGCAGgaaatattagaatgctgaaaatcatattttgtaagtgtaaatatgcgtaataaattaattattattctctttatttattatttttctaacattaggttttttataatatgtatataaaagtaaaatataaaaacacaaaacaatacaaaatacatataaacacattataaaaaacctaacctagggtgccgccagcagcggggcagggcccaagctgccggtggtcagggccgcagagagaggaaccggcgaatatatgtcttttataatactgaataaagataattttgatttttattattatttgtatctcatataaactcacgggtatatacattccggtcttttgataggcttgcgtggggatattgatccaacacgtagaggccccttggagagctttaatgttatGTAGAACGCCTgttggaacccgttcacaggtgcaacaatagacacccatgaaccggtcgcagcaggcattgggactattgtagaaaaagtgaacagtataccggtctatggattgaagtttgggtggacaatgagactgggctatggTAAGttgtccggacacctgccataacaatgttttcacaagttatcgagacaggtggtgacttgccgctgactagatgggcccctgaaactgccgtcgtaaagacgaccaggagcaacaccggtgtgagcggctcaggggtgtcgagaggtgtgcgccgctttttacccagtggctgttaacagccactgtgccaactcgcgtcttatgcatctttcacttccacccctggagcatatagctctagcgactcctctctggacagccaatgaaggcaacccagagctgagagtcctgcgggtccccttggggtccactctgaccgacgaagacacgccggagacggagaccctgaccgactctcgggagcactcgggtccgtggggtcgttactccccaacagctcgccacaaggtgccctgcgggcttattattattattatttcaaataacaaattgCACCTTACAGCTAATGCCAAAGCGGCACAAATTGAAATGCATTAACAACATAAAGCAATTAGAACATAGTCAATACCACATAACATACAACTAAGACACAGGGATTAATTATGATATGGTACTCTCAGGCATCTCTCTTTCTAATATCCTCTTGCATTCCATTATCACTCGCCCCATCGCACTCACAAAGCAGAGAGAgcagaattaaaaataataataaatatttaaaatgcttgtctgtcgcatgcaccctgaaaggtgggtcAAAATGGCTattgagtgggacccacggaacaccaagatggtgctggccgggctgcaggcaggccgaaaaggagatggcgggatgacttggacgcattttatccggactggcgggaaactacaaacgacagggtcgagtgaaggaaacgaggggaggcctttgcccagcagtgggacactaaattaggcgttactgcaaacgcaaatcggagcgcgtgacgtcacggcttgagaaacacgcacagacaaatTGTCAGacctggtggtcctctggcaccGACTGTCGTTTGTTTATCGCACcgttacgtcatccagatcacgtgacagcttggagagTTTTTGCGcgtttaaacaataaactaattaacgtcgattttttattaaaaattaatgaataaaaataaaaatattttttttgcaataattacgtgtcctatctataaaatgaaaacagttcttaaaattatcaacatcCCTGTTATCAGTGTTTAGCTAATTTTTCAACATCACACCTAGTTGAAccaaataagtaggtaggtactcgctTTATTCTGAGAACCATACTTAACCAACTCTAATTTGTATCTAGATGTTCATGATAATCTGTGCAATCAGCACCAATCTATATTCTCGCGCAATTCCTGAAATAAGTATACTCGTAATAAATCACCTTCAAATAACTTTGTTTAGTTGTACGTAAGCACGTCAGTGTTAAGCCAAGTTTATAAAAGCATTGCAAAATAGTTCACCTATCTCTTATTCTCGCTCATATGTTTTCACTTTATTTAGAAACAGGCTTGTCAAATACCTAAATTTTATCAAAGAAACTGATAGATATAGTGATTCGGTCCAGTTATGTTCTAATAATGTATGgggaagacaaacaaattatagccagcatGAAATGAATATAGTATGATACCTTTGTGTATGGTGCTTTACACACACtagcgccccccccccccccccccgaccAAACCTTTACCTTTGACCaaaataaccttttttgttaaaaatttactAAGCATTATTTCGTTCATTGACCCTTTTTTCCTATATTGTATACTTTccccaaaaaataaatataaactgtCAACCGGTACATATTTCATGCTTTCTGGGTCGCGGCAGGGGGAGGGGATGGGAcactagtgtgcgtaaagcaaCATACCCAAAGGTATCACACTACATTCATTTCAAGCTGGCTATAATatgtttttcaaacaaaaaaaattgaccgAATCATAGCGGCCGCGTCAAGGCCGCAGCAGTTTTCAAATCCGAATGGAACGTCGGTTCAAATTTAAAAGTTTGTCATGGTTGTGAATTGGTTTTGATATCACATAGACGACATCTCACACACGACTTTCACTCCATTTCACATGCACCAATAATCAGCGTAGCAgcaatcttcaaggtcgtatcaaaataagatcaaaattcGAAACCCTAACAAGTTGCTGAATCGGGCTTTAGGTTTTGAAATAGCTGTTAGAGTTGTGCGTTGTGGGGCAGTATAGATAGAGATACTTAGATGTATGTGGCTTCGCGGGTGTTTGCCGGACTTGGCattagtttttaatgtttttatttatcggTCCTATTAACGTAATTATTAACGTTCTCTATTATATTTGGTATTGAATACTAGGCCATTGATTACAAAGTATAATGCAcatgaataatattaatattagcaTTTATAACGGGGTAGCTCAACTGCTAAATCAGAATTAGGTATCGTCAGTGTAGATAGATTAATCATGAAGAACCATATTTGTCTAACGTTTTTTgttgtaattagtttttttaatattggcCAAAGTCTCGAAAATCTcgaaattggaaaacaaatacGAAACTTGCGTGGAGATGAGGTGTCTGAAAAGAATGTCGGAGGGATACCGATCAGTGAACTGGCTGGAACATATAATGATAGAATAAGACATCTACGAAGTTATAACTACAATGATAAAGATCAGTATGATGACGGAATGGGTTTATTTGAAAGAAACGGTCGTGTATTCGGTTTCGATGAAGGGAATCCCGGTAAGTCGTCTTTATTAATTCTTAAAAGATTAGTTATGGTTTACAAATGTTGCTACGCCCTTGTGAAGTCCATGTCTGTACTGACTAAATATAAGAACATCTTgcaataccatggttgcaacgaataaattattatgattatgtttACAATTTAACAGTTAcatagccgccgccatacaatcgaaattacgctctcattttcaaacgacattaatttaattacatacgaCTTGGCATGAACAAGTTTTAAGTTTTCGTTGcttaaaattgttttacaaaGAAAGTAGAACTTCTATGATGCCAAATTGATGCTTTTTAAAACTAACGAACACTGAGCTAAGCTGCAGATAGCCAGACGAGCAGACAGTTCAATTCCTAAGATTTTGATGCCAGAAATACTGATCTATATGTTTCTTCGTATTTTTAGATATTCATGGTGAAATACTTCGCCCATGTCAAGTATACGACACGTTTTGCATCCGAAAGTTCTTTGCGGAACATTCGGAATGCAAGATATCTGGAAGGGCTGTGCCCGATCCGTTGTACAGGGCTGAAGGTAGCGTTAATTTTGCCAGTAACAACGTATCGGAAACCCAGATCACTGCTGATTACAGTGGATTGAACAACGCCAGAATTTCCGAGTTTTAGTAAGTGGTTTATAGTTTTGAATGTaatgtaggtaatttaaaagaaaaataaaatttcatttctaGTTTGCCTCACGTGATGGCACATattcccttttgcacacttaaattatattttaacgtaAGCGTTATTCTAGTGTTTCTAGTTATCGGTGGCTGCTCCGGGGTGAGCTGGTTCCATTCGGGACTGTTTAGAGCGTGAacttctgtatgataatactattaaataCTTATTCTGTTATTAAACTAATCTTTTCAGTATCAACAATGTAACAGACAATTTGGTGATTGCGGTCACATTCGACAGTGCGTCAAAGTTTTCCAACAATACTTACTACAAGTATTATCTTAGAGGCAGAGAGCCTGTGGTTACCAGAGACTTTGGAGGAATACAATATGGTATGTATTTTACAAAACTtctttttaacaaatttaatactCTAGTAATATATTGAAAACTTATTCCGGCAAGCTGTTTACAATCTCTGCTGTCTCTCTAGGTAGTTATCGATGGTCTTtcagtacaaatatttttacttttttggtcGTCTCTGGGATAGGCACCTCATCTGGTCTCCCAACTCCTGGGACACACCATTGACGCTTTGTCGTCTCCGTATGAAATCATCTACCCAACTGCGGACGGTACTAAAAGAAGGTTAACAGTCCCCTATGGCACGATGCAACACGGTTTAAATGTGGATTCCCGGTTtcctttttaaacttaaaactgtATGACAACTCGATCCTCAGTTTTCTCCATTTTCATGAAAATGGAAAACTGACACTTTAAacctcaatatttttttgaaaaacaaataaacgaacttttttttttttaaatacctaattgaGAAAGATTGCAAATTACGATACAGAAGGAATTTATATTAAtgtttttaaacttaattgtcGTTTTATCCACCCACTCTCGTAGGTAAGCATTGCTTAATTATATTGCTTACTAccaacccgccccggcttcgcacggatagttcaactaatttacacattttttttacaaatcatGCAGGcagtaatatattaaaataacctTAATGGGTTTTTCAGTAGAAGGCTATAATCGACGtgttaggtatattatatttactatacctacctaccaacAAAAGTTAATTGGTATATTGAGGAATTCGTAATAAAATCCTCGTGGATTGAAaattatactacatcccgacgtttcgaaccctctaCAACGTTCGTagtattatatacataaaaacaaaaaaaaactcatagttttatttcatgttaaataaataattgtgatttcAGGAGTGCTGACTGTAACTGTAATAATACCACATATACACAATCTAAGACTGGACAGAGCTGAAATACATACGTACGGGGACAACAACGTTTTTCCGTTTGCTCTCGGACCCCGGATTGGAATAAGTACAGgtaatatacctatgtaaaatCTCTACTTTATACAGACTGATTAGCAAGATCGATTTCCTAATTCacatttgtaataattatggaTTCCGTTAAGACATTCACCGCCTGCCGATGCCTGATGATTATGAATTAAGGATGACACGCTAGACCGGACCGGGTCCAGGCAGAGACATCCGACACTTCGTTCtctcatagagtaacttatactagagcggtactgtcatagaaaattttgtaaccccagtaaattccctgccatctaaaaatgaagatttataaaaatacgataaaatgtatttatataaatatggataaattagttttttttattttcattaattatttttatgattttgacccatgttctttcactgatatgcgttaaaattgttaaataacaaacgaaaccctcaacgccatctatacgacagtaggccctctacgctagtagcgccctctgaacgagaatcaaattttcttgattttcgaggcacgttttttccttagactgtatccatctattacggagttatatctacctTTGGTTCTCTGTAACGGGTGATCAGTAATCACGTCACGTGATactttatatgtggtattttctataaaaagggaccttattgtcgatggcgcttgcgccattataaacgatgctctgatataaatacaatgccgtgcgacgctgtgcggcgtaagcgccatcgactataaggtccctttttatagaaaataccacatatttaaaACGAAGTGGCGGCCGACTCGGACCGGACCCGAaccgttctagcgtgagtcatgcTTTAGACTGAACACAAGGACGTTTAGTTTatcttatatataataataatcctCTTTTATAGACCCTGAAGTCACATCCATGTATGCTGGTTTCTACACTAACGTTCCAGCGGAGTATCAAGAAGAGATAGCTATTCAAGGAATTTACTTCGTCGGAAACttcttacaatacaatatttgcGACTTCGGTGTTAAAGTGTtgtaatattttcaaatataattatacaaccTTGAGTCTTATATACATTTATGAGGGACacaaatgttaaatttaataaactatacaaaatgtatataaagTTGGATGTTTACACTCAATATTTATCTagaggtacctatttattagtattgaacactaagcgccacttgcaccaccccactaacccgggtctaaCCCGTTAACCCAGAGTCAacttgtactggtaaccatggtaactccaggtttaactggttaaccccgggttaatgggTTGGTGCAAGTGGCTCTAACAATATCTTTGTGCTAACTAATGTGGTAATAACTGAGCATTTATTTCTTACCTGTCCCCAGTGGGGCCAGTGATAACAACTTGTTACCACTGAAATACTTGGTGGTATAAATCATATATATAGTGACGGccaagtggccaaatatatcggtaCCTACACGTCTTCATTTCTAATAGAGTATCACCGGGGGCCAGTCAAGGTAACAATCGTTTGTGccatagcgaacgaaacgctaatgcctctctatcactcttccttattagtgcgatagagagagagagagagagagagaggcgTTTTGCTCGCTACGGCGCAAAATTATCATCTTTATATATTTAGCCACGTTGGCCGTCACTAGAGCTAAAAAATTTGACAACCGCTTCAAAATATTAATGGCAATATTTCTTAGCTGTCAGAAAGACAGTACGTGGAATGAGACATCATAATACTTGCACCATAattagaaaatataatataagtgtaGACTAAGGTTTCAATTTCACAGAAAATTTACCACACCTAATAGGTGTAGACATTGATCTTATTAACTTCATCTTTGTGTTCCGCAATTTGATGATTTAAATGTAGAATGCCTAATTTTCATAATCGGATGGTAGAATAATTCACAATTACCAAGACTATTTAATTCTATTTTCTGTTGTGTCACATACTAATTTTCTAGAACGACTTTTTATCGCGGAACCCTTCGTCACGTCCGtcgttctgtctgtctgtctgcatgTCACAGTCGTTTTACTCGGAAACTATAAGATGCTATTTATACGAAATTTGGAACGTAGGTGTATTTGTGAGCCGCTACTAAGTTTGGAAgttaacatttataaaaatatatttttagggcaCTTCATAGGTGCATAAaactaaaagtgaaaaaaaaaaacaagtcaaATCAACATGTGATCTTTCGATCACACGACACATCTAACTAAAACCGggcataaaataacaaatataaccgggcataaaataacaaataaaaccgGGCAtaaagtaacaaataaaaaaaaaacatacaatgaAGCTTCATAAATGCTTAAATGCCGACTGTAGGTACAAAATATTCCATGGAAGAAGGAATTACTAGTGTCTTGTCTCTTGGCAAATTTTCCAACATCACCCCTAGTTGAACCAAATACTCGCTTTATTCTGAGAACCAAATGATACTTAACGAACTCTAATTTGTATCCTGTTAATTTGCGTAATCAACACCAATCCATATTCCCGCGCAATTACTGTAATACTAATATACCCGTAATAAATTAGCTTGAGTTGTACGCTCGTCAGTTATAAGCCAAGTTTCCAGTCAATAAAATCATTGCAAAATATATTCTGACGCACCTATCTTTTTTTCTCGCtcatatttgtggtattttctataaaaagggaccttattgtcgatggcgcttacgccattataaacaatgctccgatataattacaatgccgcgcgacgctattgacaataaggtccctttttatagaaaatgccccatttttgctttttatttagaaacagtCTTTTATATAGGCTTacataaaatacctatagaGCTAAGAtatgaaataggtacctacgtggCTATTGGATAGGATATGTGCGAAGTCCTTTTTGAAAAGGACCTTTGGCCCATAAAAACTTTTACGGGAATAATTGAATCAGAGTAAACTTAAACTCCATTATTGTTTACCTATTTTACTCTAACACGTACGCATTTACTTCACTACGTATAAAGGTAGCATTCCGATAGCAAGTGCGGCTGAACTACTGTCAGTTAgagcaaaaatttgacagttccgaacaactggcagaccggatatcgtccggcggactggtaatcagtgggcctggGCCCCTTTAGGATTGTGCATCGAGGGGTAGTAGGTATAAGTGTGTGTAGGTTCGCGGGTGTTTGCTGAACTTGGCATTCGTTTTCATTGTTGTTTTCTTTTCATCGTTCAAAATTAACCTTGGAATTAGGAATTGAATATtataacattaattaaaaaatataatgtgcatgaattatacatatataacagGATAGTTCAACTGCTAAATCAGATTAAGGTATCGTCAGTGTGGATAGATTAATCATGAAGAATCATATTTGTCTAACGTTTTCTATTGTAAGTAGTTTTTTGAATATTGGCCAAAGTGGAAGCATTGAGAGCATTggggataaaaattataaaaatctcgaaattgtaaaacaaatacgAAACTTGCGTGGAGATGAGGTGTCTGAAAAAAATATCGGAGGCATACATACGTATAATGATAGAATAAGACATCCACGAAGTTATAACTACAACGACAGAGTTCGGTATGATGACGGAATGGGTTTATTTGAAAGAAACGGGCGTATATTAGGATTCGATGAAGGGAATCCAGGTAAGTCGTCTTTATTAATCCCTAAAAGATTGCATGTTCACAATTTAAGATTCACACGAATCTAGCCGCCGTCATACAATCGtagttacactctcattttaaaaagacatttatttagTCACATGAATCTTGGTTTTCTTTGCTGAAGTTGCTGATGATTTCGGGAATCAATTATTGTACATCCTTCTCCACAGTTCAAACTATCCCAATACCAAGTTTCACCTATAAATCGGTTCcgatgtccttcctcgggacaaatttaatcggttcagcgtgtTTAAGCGTGTAgcacacactttcgcatttataatattaagtatggattttagaattaaatatattacgGTGGTATGATATATGTCGAAGTTTATCGATATCGACATTATATAAGTACTCGTAGCAACTTTAATCTGCCCTCGCACTATTTAACGTGAAGCCAAAATTGCCAACGTCAGACCGGACTGaggacaaaaaataatataaggtAAATACTAATATTTGATGCCTAAAAAACTGATCTctctatagtccgacaagaaattgtagaaaataaatgagggcgccactttctacGTGACTGTCACATTtgtgacgtaaaatgcttaaacatggcaacaatttagtatggaaatattttagttccactttattttctttctactattttatgtcgcactatatctTCGTATTTTTAGATGTTCATAGTAAAATACTTCGCCCATGTCAAGCATACGACACATTTTGCATTCGAAAGTTCTTCGCGGAACACTCGGAATGCAAGATCTCGGGAAGGGCTGTACCCGACCATATGTACAGGGCTGAACGTACCGTTCATTATGGCAGTAACAACATGTCGGAAACGCAGATTAATGCTGATTATGCTGGAATAAACATCGCCAGAATTTCCGAGTTTTAGTAAGTCGTTTAGATTTAAATGTAAtgcaatttacaaaaaaacacaatgcaatatgtattgtattttaatattttcagtaTCAACAATGTAACAGACAACTTGGCAATTGCGGTGACTTTCGATGGTGTATCAAAATTTTCCAACGAAACCTATGAAAAGTATTATCTTCGAGGCAGGGAGCCTGTAGTTACCACAGACTTTGGAGGAATACAATATGGTATGTATTCTTTCTGCAAACTATATAAAGGCTAATATCATTAATATATCTATCAATGggtcatttttattttgtttgtcattttttgaatttttcttagattttgataaaatttggtggatagagTTCCTTATTCTGTACAACATAAGCGCAGTTTCACTGTATGACCTACAAAATTGGAATTTTCCGTAACTCAATGgaaatttttatacattttttttgtccccaacttggatttcgtgtttattccgaccagaataaggagcttttcaaatgtaccaatttttatcaaaatctgacaaaaaaaataaacgacAAAAAAAATGGCCCAAATAATTATGTCGTCTCCTTGGCTTTCCCAATCCCAATGCACGAGTCTGTACAACACTCTCTTTAGCTTCTGCTTATCCCTACCCCTACCCTGATATTAAATCCAGTTATTTTAAGAATGTTGCCTTGATTACTATagagtaataataactcagtgcattataattgttaaataaataattgtcatTCCAGGAGTGGTGACTGTAACTGTAATAATACCCAATTTACAAAATCTTAGACTGGACAGATCTGAAATATATACGTACGGAGACACCAACCTTTTCCCGGTTGCTCTCGGACCCCGGATTGGAATAAGTACAGGTAATATCATTGAGGTAATATACACTAGCGGCGGCCTCTCGAACAAAATGTTTCCGCacctcaatgaagtgcatgcGCTTCATTGCGTTTAGTACGTCACCGACGTTTTTAGCTCAtagtgacagacgtcaaacgcaaaaaatggcggatACCTCGCGgacctcagaataataattattattctgagtcgcggacacaatttgttctTGAAAGCTTGTCAATACATATAAGTCGTTGGGTAATATAGCCGatcaaacaagtttgtcagtagaaaaaggtgcaAAATCAAATTTTgcatgggacgataacccttcgcgcctacattttttcaaCCGACGGAAATTGCTTGACAGATTATAAAGATCAATTTCATAATTTTCACTTGAAATATGAATTCCGTTATTGTACATTGTGTAACGAGGGGAGAAGCAAGGTTTTGTAAACgaacttcgttttctatgatggTGTTAATCGgagatcacgtgatgctttctatagaattTTGaagtcggacgcctcggcccggacccggaccgttctagcgcGTGTCATGCTTAGACTCAACAAGGACGTTTATCATACacataattgtaaataattttcttttatagATCCTGAAGTCCCATCCATGTATGCTAGTTTCTTCACTACATTTCCATTTGAAGCGTATCAAGAAGAGATATCCATTCAAGGAATTTACTTTGTTGGAAACtacttacaatacaatatttgcGACTTCGGTGTTaaagtattgtaatttttttttccattaatACTGATATAGGGGGAAGTCCCCCAGTGGCAGTGGTGGCCTCTTTGaagaagataaaaaaaatatttggcaatattaatttttatttttagtcaacAAACTttagaatcaaaataaaatagcacAAATGCAACTTCTACATAAtttaattcaaaaacaaaaagtaaacttaagtgaaaaaaaaaacacattcttTACAAGAGGCAACTAGTACCGGACGGACTACATTACGAACCCATAGCACCGGACGGTTTAAAGCCATTTGACACTGATCATAAATGTAATCTTCTGAACATTTATTTTGGAATGCCAAGCACAGGCTTCCTTCCTGTGCCCACCCACGGCAACTGGAACACTGCATCCAGTCTTCGTTCCAGTCTAAACATACTATGGGCTGCTTCAACCAATGGCTGCtgtttttcctattttttttaacttcgctctacttatttatttagtttcccCACAGCTTCACCTTTTCCTTTcctttatatacataaatatattttatacttattatatactttatataataaaaatacataacttttatagactacgaaatttaagtgattagtgagtttattaaaaataaaaacatccaGCTGAACACAAAAATAGGCCGAAACACTCACCCGAAACTTATGCGACGCATGTGCATCCCGTTTCTCGACATTAGTAGGTACGCTCCCCCGCGTTACTTATCCTTGAATTGCTTGCGTTGTTTGTTGCCGAGATAGTACGTGTGTCCGGCACTAAATGCCGTCCGTGGTTATGGGACTTCACCCTAACTATACCAtacctttagttttttttataaatttatgagGAACTCGAATGTTAAATTCAATAaaccatataaatattataatatatcgtTGGATTTTTACACTCCATATTCATGCAGGTTCGtacctatttttattagtaattGAATTGAACACTAACAAAATAATGGTGGTAACTAATGTAACTACTGA
This genomic interval carries:
- the LOC134747399 gene encoding uncharacterized protein LOC134747399; protein product: MGLFERNGRVFGFDEGNPDIHGEILRPCQVYDTFCIRKFFAEHSECKISGRAVPDPLYRAEGSVNFASNNVSETQITADYSGLNNARISEFYINNVTDNLVIAVTFDSASKFSNNTYYKYYLRGREPVVTRDFGGIQYGVVTVTVIIPNLQNLRLDRSEIYTYGDTNLFPVALGPRIGISTDPEVPSMYASFFTTFPFEAYQEEISIQGIYFVGNYLQYNICDFGVKVL